One Rosa chinensis cultivar Old Blush chromosome 3, RchiOBHm-V2, whole genome shotgun sequence DNA window includes the following coding sequences:
- the LOC112192082 gene encoding pectin acetylesterase 12, which yields MKFLWVGIVVVLVFTKWANGFAEHSFNETELSWLEGYGESKAAVTGVMVGLTLIPGAGAKGAVCLDGTLPGYHLHRGYGSGANSWLIQLEGGGWCNTIRNCVYRKTTRRGSSKFMEKQLLFTGILSNKAEENPDFFNWNRVKLRYCDGASFSGDSENKAAQLQFRGQRIWLSAMEDLMSKGMRYAKQALLSGCSAGGLASILHCDEFQGLFSRSTKVKCLSDAGLFLDAADVSGGRTLRNLYGGVVGLQGVQQTLPRICLNHLDPTSCFFPQNLINSIKTPLFILNAAYDSWQIQSSLAPPSADPHGYWKNCRLNHAKCSPEQIQYLQGFRNQMLNVVKQFAQSDKNGLFINSCFAHCQSERQDTWFADNSPVIRNKAIALAVGDWYFERTGVKGAKEVDCPYPCDNSCHNLVFQEA from the exons ATGAAGTTTTTGTGGGTTGGCATTGTTGTAGTGCTAGTTTTCACCAAATGGGCTAATGGGTTTGCGGAGCATAGTTTTAATGAAACAGAGCTGTCCTGGTTGGAGGGCTATGGAGAATCCAAGGCTGCTGTAACTGGGGTGATGGTAGGACTAACCCTTATTCCAGGAGCTGGTGCCAAAGGAGCAG TCTGCCTGGATGGAACCCTACCCGGATATCATTTGCATCGTGGGTACGGGTCAGGAGCAAATAGCTGGCTTATTCAATTGGAG GGGGGAGGATGGTGTAACACCATTAGAAATTGTGTTTACCGCAAAACAACCAGGCGGGGATCATCAAAATTTATGGAAAAACAGTTGCTATTTACCGGAATACTAAGCAATAAAGCTGAAGAAAATCCAG ATTTTTTCAACTGGAATAGAGTAAAGCTTCGCTATTGTGATGGTGCTTCTTTTTCTGGGGATAGTGAAAATAAG GCAGCACAACTACAATTCAGAGGACAACGTATATGGTTGTCTGCAATGGAAGATTTGATGTCAAAGGGCATGCGCTATGCTAAGCAG GCTCTTCTTTCAGGTTGCTCTGCTGGCGGCCTTGCATCTATTTTGCACTGCGATGAGTTCCAGGGCTTATTTTCAAGAAGTACAAAAGTGAAGTGCCTAAGTGATGCTGGATTGTTTCTTGATGC GGCTGATGTTTCTGGTGGACGCACACTCAGGAATTTATATGGTGGTGTTGTTGGCTTGCAG GGGGTGCAACAAACTCTACCACGCATTTGTCTTAACCATCTTGATCCTACATCG TGCTTCTTCCCTCAGAACTTAATCAACAGCATTAAAACCCCACTGTTTATACTCAATGCAGCATATGATTCATGGCAG ATCCAATCCAGTTTAGCTCCACCATCAGCAGATCCTCACGGTTACTGGAAGAACTGCAGATTAAATCATGCAAAGTGTTCCCCAGAACAGATTCAATATCTGCAAG GATTCAGGAATCAAATGCTCAATGTAGTGAAACAATTTGCGCAGTCTGATAAAAATGGGTTGTTTATAAATTCATGCTTTGCTCATTGCCAAAGTGAGAGGCAGGATACATGGTTTGCTGACAATTCTCCAGTCATCAGAAACAAG GCAATTGCACTAGCTGTTGGGGATTGGTATTTTGAACGAACCGGTGTTAAGGGTGCTAAGGAAGTTGATTGTCCATACCCTTGTGACAACTCTTGCCATAATCTGGTCTTCCAAGAAGCATAG